CGGGCTGGCGTTCCCATGCTGCCGGTCGTGAGCGGCGTCGATCTGACGATCCGCCAGATCATCATCTACGTGATTGCACTCCTGCCCTTCCCCTTCATTCTGGCCGATCCGATGGGCTGGGGCTTTTCCACATTTGCACTCGCCCTTACCATACTTTGGATCATACTCGCAGCAATGGGACCGAAAGCCGGGAACAAAAAGGTATGGGCACAGATGAACCTGCGTTACTCGATCATCTATCTGTTCCTCATACTTTTCTCTATGGTGCTCATTACATTCTTCACGGGGTGAGGAAGATGCTCAAAAATAAAAAGCCTTATCACACTTCATGTGTGATAAGGCTTTTCGTATATCGATTAACCGATGGAACCTTCCATTTCGAAGGAGATCAGACGGTTCATTTCGACCGCATATTCCATTGGCAGTTCTTTCGTGAATGGCTCGATGAAGCCCATTACGATCATTTCTGTTGCTTCTTCTTCTCCGATGCCGCGGCTCATGAGATAGAAGAGCTGTTCTTCTGATACTTTGGAAACTTTCGCTTCGTGTTCCAGTGAGATGTTGTCGTTCAGGATCTCATTGTAAGGAATCGTATCTGAAGTGGACTCGTTATCCATGATGAGCGTGTCACATTCGATGTTGGAACGTGCGCCATCCGCTTTCCTGCCGAAGTGGACCTGTCCCCTGTAGGAGACCTTGCCGCCCTGCTTGGCAATGGACTTGGAAACGATTGTAGATGATGTGTATGGAGCAAGGTGGATCATCTTAGCTCCGGCATCCTGCAGCTGTCCTTTGCCTGCAAGTGCGATGGACAGTGTCATGCCACGTGCGCCTTCGCCTTTGAGGAATACTGCCGGATACTTCATCGTGATCTTGGAACCGATGTTGCCGTCGACCCATTCCATTGTACCGTTCGCATCAACGAATGTACGCTTCGTAACAAGGTTGTATACGTTGTTCGCCCAGTTCTGGATTGTCGTATAACGGCAGTATGCATCCTTCTTGACGATGATTTCAACAACAGCGGAGTGCAGTGAATTCGTCGTATAGACCGGTGCAGTACACCCTTCTACATAGTGTACGCTTGATCCTTCATCACAGATGATCAATGTACGTTCGAACTGCCCCATGTTCTCGGAGTTGATGCGGAAGTATGCCTGCAGTGGTGTATCGAGTTTCACACCTGGCGGGCAGTAGATGAATGATCCGCCGGACCATACAGCCGAGTTGAGTGCAGCAAACTTGTTGTCCGTCGGCGGGATGACTGTCGCCCAGTATTCCCTGAAGAGGTCTTCGTTTTCACGGAGTGCGGAGTCTGTATCCTTGAAGATGACACCTTTGTCTTCAAGATCCTGCTCCATGTTGTGGTAGACAACTTCGGATTCGTACTGTGCGGAAACACCTGCTAGGTATTTCTGCTCAGCTTCCGGAATGCCGAGCTTGTCGAAAGTACGCTTGATCTCTTCAGGCACCTCATCCCAGGAGCGTTCAGACTGCTCAGAAGGTTTTACATAGTATGTGATTTCATCGAAGTTGAGTTCTGAGAGGTCGCCGCCCCATGTAGGCATCGGTGTTTTATAGAAATGTTTCAGCGCTTTAAGTCTGAAATCGAGCATCCATTCCGGCTCTTCTTTCATTTTGGAAATTTCACGTACAATTTCTTCAGTAAGGCCGCGGTCGGAACGGAAAATGGATACGTCTTCATCGTGGAAACCATATTTGTAATCGCCGACTTCTGGTGCTTGTTTAGCCATTTAAATCACTCCTTCTTATTGTTTGCTGTCAGCCTTGACACCTTTTTCAAGGGCCTTCCAGGACAGTGTGGCACACTTGATGCGTGCCGGGAACTGGCTTACGCCTGACAGCGCTTCGATATCTCCCATTTCTTCGGAGATATCATAGTCTTCACCGAGCATCATTTTGCTGAATTCGTCTCCCATGGAGAGTGCTTCATTGATATTCTTCCCGGTGATGGACTCGGTCATCATGGAGGCACTGGCCATGGATATGGAACAGCCTTCCCCATCGAATTTGACGTCTTCGACGATTTCATCGACGACATTCAAAGTAAGACGGATGCGGTCTCCGCATGTCGGGTTGTTCATATCCACCGTCAGTGTACCATCTTCGATGACCCCTTTGTTGCGCGGATTCTTATAGTGATCCATGATGACTGAGCGGTATAGCTGGTTGAGATTGTTAAAATTCATAAGAGAAAAACTCCTTCGTACGCTTGAGGCTTTCGATAAAGCTGTCAATCTCTTCTGTAGTGTTGTATATATAGAAACTTGCACGGGCCGTAGATGATACCCCCAGCCACTTCATCAGCGGCTGTGCACAGTGGTGGCCCGCCCTGACAGCTATGCCTTCAGAATCGAGTGCGGTGGCAAGATCATGCGGATGCACATCTTCGAGGTTGAATGTGATCAGGCCTGCACGTGACTCGGGACCATAGATTTCGATGCCCTCCACTGCGTTCATGCTTTCAAGCGCGTAGTTCACAAGTTTCTGTTCATATTCCAAAATGGCTTCCGGGCCGATGTCTTCGATATAGTCGATTGCTGCAGCAAGGCCGATTGCTTCTGCGATCATTGGCGTTCCTGCCTCGAACTTCACAGGGAGGTCCGTCCAGGTGGATGTCCTGAGATCGACAAAGTCAATCATATCCCCACCGTATTCAATCGGTTCCATATCGTCAAGCAGTTCACTTCTTCCATAAAGTACACCGATTCCCGTCGGGCCGAGCATCTTATGGCCGCTGAATGCGTAGAAATCGACATCCAGGTCCTGTACATCGACCGACATGTGGGGAACGGCCTGCGCCCCATCGACTGCGATATAGGCATCATTCCTGTGGGCAACTTCTGCGATTGCCTTGATATCATTGATGGTGCCAAGGACGTTCGAAACGTGGGTGATGGCGACGATCTTCGTCTTTTCGCCGATTGTCGCCTCCACATTCTCCATCGTCAATGTGCCGTCCGACTCCATGGGAATGAACTTCAATTCCGCCCGGGTGCGTTTGGCCAATTCCTGCCAAGGCACTATATTGGCATGGTGCTCCATCTCCGTCACTACAATTTCATCGCCCGGCTCTATCACCATGTCACCGAAACTGCGTGCTACAAGGTTGATTGCTGCAGTGGTTCCCCGCGTGAATACGACTTCCTCAAATCGCTTGGCATTGATGAATGATCTCACTTTCATACGTGCCTGTTCGTAACCATCTGTCGCTTTCGTGCCGAGTGTATGCACCCCGCGGTGCACATTGGAATTGTAAGCTTCATAATACGCAGTCATTGCATCTATTACAGGTGACGGTGTCTGACTCGTTGCTGATGTATCAAAGTAGATGAGGTCATTGCCGTTGACCTGCTGATCAAGGATTGGGAAATCCTTTCTGATATCTTTTGCATTCATGCGGGAAAACCCCTTTAACGCTTATTTTGAAAGAACTTTAAGTTCTATGACTTCTCTGAGCTGGTTTTTCACGGATTCAATCGGCAATGCACGCACTACCGGGTCGAGGAAGCCGTGGATGACGAGCCTTTCCGCCTCTTTCTGGGAGATGCCGCGGCTCATCAGGTAGAACAGCTGGATCGGATCCACACGTCCGACGGATGCTGCGTGGCCTGCTGTAACGTCGTCTTCATCGATCAGAAGGATCGGGTTCGCGTCACCGCGCGCCTTCTCACTCAGCATCAATACTCTGGATTCCTGCTGGGCGTCACTGCGCGTTGCGCCATGCTTGATGTGTCCGATGCCATTGAAGATGCTGGATGCACTGTCCTTCATTACGCCGTGCTTCAGGATATGGCCTGAAGAGTCCTTGCCGTAGTGGATGATCTGTGTCGTGAAGTTGAGCGTCTGCTCTCCACGGCCCACAACGACCGTCTTAAGGTTGGAGACGGAATTATCTCCCATGAGGTAGGTCGTGTTGTCATTGATGACATTGGAGTCGTTCATCAGACCGAGCGCCCAGTCGAGTGTTGCGTCACGGCCGACGATACCACGACGGTTGACGTAACCTGTGAAGCCTTCAGAAAGGAAGTCCACTGCACCGTAGTTGACCTTCGCGTTATCTTTCGCAATGACTTCTGAAATGATGTTGAACTGTTCATTGGATTTATCTACGTTGGAAAGGTAGTTTTCGACATAAGTCAGTTCCGAACCTTCATCCGCGACGATCAGTACGTGGTTGAAGAGAGAAGTCTTCTCATCATCATGGAGTACAACCATCTGTACCGGATCTTCAATCTGTACATTCTTCGGTACATAGACGAACAATCCGCCGTTCAGCATTGCTGTATGATAGGCAGCAAGCTTGTGCTCATCAATCTTTACGCCTTCGGTCATGAAATATTTCTCCACGAGTTCCGGGTGGTTTGCACTGGCTTCGATGATGTTTTCGATTATCACGCCCTGATCGAGCAGTTCATCGGAAACTTGAAGATATGCAGGCGTATTGTTGTGCTGTACATAGATGTTTTTCGTGTGCTCGATGTCGAGAAGGCTCTTGACCGCTTCAGGCAGTTCTTCCAGGGAGCCGTATGTCGCGCTATCCGTCACCGGCTGGGATACTGTGAAGAAATCCCACTTGTTGAGTTTCGTCTTGTCCGGTTTCGGCATATCGAGTGATTCGATTTTTTCTAGTGCTTCTTTTTTCTTGCTGATGAGAAGTTCAGATTCACCGCGTGATTCTGCACGGGAAATGACTTCATCAGCATTGATAACATATTCATTAACTTCAGTAGCCATGGTCATCCTCCTGTCCTATTCTACATCTGCAGCGATAGTTTCGTCTTCAATGCCAAGTTCTTCCTTGATCCAGTCGTAGCCTTCCTCTTCAAGACGCTTGGAAAGCTCTTCTCCACCGGATTTCACTACACGGCCCTGCATCATTACGTGGACGAAGTCAGGTGTGATGTAGTTCAGAAGACGCTGGTAGTGTGTGATGATCAGTGCGCCGAAGTTTTCGCCACGCAGTTCATTGATGCCTTTGGATACTACTTTGAGTGCATCGATGTCGAGGCCGGAGTCTATCTCATCCAGGATGCCGAATTTAGGTTCGAGCATCATGAGCTGCAGGATTTCGTTACGCTTCTTCTCACCGCCGGAGAACCCTTCATTCAGGTAGCGTGTTGACATGTCGAGATCCATTTCCAGGTAGTTCATGTTCTTGTCCAACTTCTTGATGAACTGCATCAGGTTGATTTCGTCGCCCTCTTCGCGCTGTGCATTGATTGCGGAACGCAGGAAGTCGGAGTTCGTCACACCAGAAATTTCGGATGGATACTGCATGCCGAGGAAAAGACCGGCCTGGGCACGTTCATCAACTTCCATTTCGAGTACGTTTTCGCCGTCTAGCAGAACTTCACCTTGAGTCACTTCGTACCTTGGGTGTCCCATGATCGCCTGGGCAAGCGTGGATTTACCTGTACCGTTCGGCCCCATCACCGCGTGGATTTCTCCTTGCTTGAGTGTGAGATCGACACCTTTAAGAATTGGTTTGCCGTCTATTTCGACGTGCAGATCTTTGATTTCTAGAACAGAAGCCATTTATTAACCCTCCAACAGATTATTTTGTATAAGTTTCTCCATACCAGTTTATAATAATTATAAATAATAGTCAAAGCCTGGTACGGGATTTAAATTACCATTATATTATAACGTAAATGCGCCACACTTTAAACCTTTACCCCCCTTTTCACGGGAAAAGGCCCATAAAATAGACCTCACGACTGATAATGGTCGTGAGGTAAATGAAAATGGCTACTTGATGATGTCCAGGGTGAATGGGGGTTTGTAGACTTTCCCGTCATTCGCCTGGATGGCGCCGATGATTAGGAATACATAGAATGCGATGGTGATGATCGGGCCGATGATCAGACCGATGAGGATAAAGGATGTAAGCCAGGCGATGAACATGTAGATCGTGTAGGAAAGGCCGAAATTGACTACATGCCTTAATGCTTCTCCTGTAGCAGGATCATCGTCCTTCTTAAGTACCCAGATGAGCAGCGGGCCGAGGACAGCTGTAAAGGCGGATACGATGAATGAAACCATTACGAGGGACTTGTCGAAGACGTGGACTTTTTCTCCATCTACGTTTCTTCCGTTCATATTTCCTTCGTTCATTTCTCCTCCCCCTCCAATTAAAATACTATACAGTGTATATTTACCCTAATACCTCAAAAAATAACACGCTGTTTCAATTTCTTTCCAGTATCCATTCCATGAGAATTGAAAAAAGGACAGGATTTTTTTCAATTAAAACATATTAATCGTAAGAAAACCCCCGGTCCACAACCGGGGGCCCTGCATTATTCTGTTGGAATGACTGCACCTTCATAATTCTCTTCGATGAACTGCTTGATCTCTTCACCCTGGAGCACTTCCATGAGTTTCTGGATGTCTTCACGCTCTTCATCGCCGGTGCGGACTGCCACAAGGTTGGCATAAGGGGAATTTCCATCTTCGACGACGATGGAATCCTCCGTCGGGCTCAGTCCGCCGTCCAGTGCGAAGTTGGAGTTGATGATGACTGCCGGGGCTTCATTGTTTTCATACATGCTGACAAGCAGCTCCGGAGCAGTCTGGTTATCGAATTCAAAATTCTTTTCATTTGATGTGATGTCATCGAAAGTCGCATCTTCAATGTCAATGCCATCTTCGATTTCAACCAGGCCTGCATCTACGAAGAATGAAAGGAAACGCCCTTCTTCAGCAGGGTTGTTGGACACGAGGATGGTGGATCCATCGGGCAGATCCTCCAGTGAGTCGTAATCCTGGGAATATACGGCCATCGGCTCGATATGTACATTTCCCGCACTTGTGATGTCATAGTCGTGGGATTCCTTTTCCGTTTCCAGGTATGGCGTATGCTGGAAGTAGTTTGCATCCACTTCCTCGTCAGCAAGCAGACGGTTTGGCGTCGTGTAGTCATTGACGATGGAAATATCGAGTTCTATCCCCTCTTCCTCAAGAACCGTTGCCGCTTCTTCAAGGATTTCTGCATGTGGTGCTGGAGATGCTGCGATGGATATCGTACCGCCCGCTTCTTCCGTCTCTTCGTTCTCAGCGTTCTCCGTTGTTTCTTCGCTTTCTTCACTGTCCTCAGTTACGGCATCTTCCGAACCGCCGCTGCCGCATGCGACCAATAGAGCTGCAAAAATAGAAATGGTGAGCAGCAAGAAAATCTTCTTCATTACACTTTCCCTCTTTCCTGATTGGTTTTATTTTAATGACTACCGCTTGTCGACCGCTTTTGCGGTCAAGTCCCCAAGAATCTGGATGACAAAGACGATAATCAGTATTGCTACAGTTGCGACCAGGGTGACATCACTCTGGTTTCTTGTGAAACCGACCATATATGCCAGGTTGCCGAGGCCCCCCGCACCGATGACGCCGGCAATCGCTGTGGAGCCGACAAGCATGATGGCGGTGACGGTGATGCCTGAAATGAGCGCCGGCAATGATTCCGGCAGCAGCACCTTCCAGATGATCGTCCATGTATTGGCGCCCATGGATTCGGCGGCTTCAATCACCCCTTTGTCTATCTCCTTGAGCCCGATTTCAACGAGGCGTGCATAGAAGGGCGATGCACCGATGATGAGTGCAGGCAGTGCCCCCTGCGACCCCATGATCGTCCCCATCAGCACCTTCGTGAATGGAATGAGGAGGATGATCAGTATGATGAATGGAATCGCACGGAACAGGTTGACAAGGAAAGCAGTGACGCCATAGACCGGCGCACTGGCCGCATGCTCGCTTTTGGATGACAGGAAAAGGATGATTCCGAGAATCAGCCCGAATATGAATGTAAACGCAGTGGAAATGACGGTCATGTAAAGCGTTTCGTTCGTCGCCGTAAAGACATCATCCCATTTGACGTTTTCGAATGAGAACATCTCGGCGAATGCATTGATGAATTCGCTCATCCTTCCACCTCCACTGTCACAGCATGTTCAGCCAGTTCCTGCTCCAGGCTTTCAAGGTCCGCATCATCAATGTCGATTGCCACATACAGGTGGCCATAGGACTCATTGTTCGTCCGCTTGATATTGCCCGAGAGGATGTTCAGATCAAGATTGTATTTCTTGACGACCTGCGAGACGATCGGCGCTTTGGACTGAGAGCCGACAAAGCCGAGCTTGAGTATTTTCGAGGTCGGGAACATCTCCCTGACCTCCTCGAATGACAGGGCCGTCTCCTCATCGTTGATGTCATCTTTGACAAAGCGTTTCGTCACGCCATGCTCCGGATTCTGGAACAGCTTTATCACCGGCCCTGTCTCCACGACCCGGCCATTTTCCATCACTGCCGCACGGTCGCATATCTTGCGGATGACATGCATCTCATGGGTGATGAGGACGATGGTGAGATCCATTTCATCACGGATCTTCACCAGCAGCTCGAGGACCTCGTCGGTCGTTTCGGGATCGAGCGCACTCGTCGCCTCATCACACAGAAGCACTTCCGGCCTGTTGGAGAGAGCCCGTGCAATGCCGACCCGCTGCTTCTGACCACCGGAGAGCTGGCTTGGGTAGTTATCTTCGCGCCCC
The sequence above is drawn from the Salinicoccus roseus genome and encodes:
- the sufB gene encoding Fe-S cluster assembly protein SufB; translated protein: MAKQAPEVGDYKYGFHDEDVSIFRSDRGLTEEIVREISKMKEEPEWMLDFRLKALKHFYKTPMPTWGGDLSELNFDEITYYVKPSEQSERSWDEVPEEIKRTFDKLGIPEAEQKYLAGVSAQYESEVVYHNMEQDLEDKGVIFKDTDSALRENEDLFREYWATVIPPTDNKFAALNSAVWSGGSFIYCPPGVKLDTPLQAYFRINSENMGQFERTLIICDEGSSVHYVEGCTAPVYTTNSLHSAVVEIIVKKDAYCRYTTIQNWANNVYNLVTKRTFVDANGTMEWVDGNIGSKITMKYPAVFLKGEGARGMTLSIALAGKGQLQDAGAKMIHLAPYTSSTIVSKSIAKQGGKVSYRGQVHFGRKADGARSNIECDTLIMDNESTSDTIPYNEILNDNISLEHEAKVSKVSEEQLFYLMSRGIGEEEATEMIVMGFIEPFTKELPMEYAVEMNRLISFEMEGSIG
- the sufU gene encoding Fe-S cluster assembly sulfur transfer protein SufU, with amino-acid sequence MNFNNLNQLYRSVIMDHYKNPRNKGVIEDGTLTVDMNNPTCGDRIRLTLNVVDEIVEDVKFDGEGCSISMASASMMTESITGKNINEALSMGDEFSKMMLGEDYDISEEMGDIEALSGVSQFPARIKCATLSWKALEKGVKADSKQ
- a CDS encoding cysteine desulfurase, which gives rise to MNAKDIRKDFPILDQQVNGNDLIYFDTSATSQTPSPVIDAMTAYYEAYNSNVHRGVHTLGTKATDGYEQARMKVRSFINAKRFEEVVFTRGTTAAINLVARSFGDMVIEPGDEIVVTEMEHHANIVPWQELAKRTRAELKFIPMESDGTLTMENVEATIGEKTKIVAITHVSNVLGTINDIKAIAEVAHRNDAYIAVDGAQAVPHMSVDVQDLDVDFYAFSGHKMLGPTGIGVLYGRSELLDDMEPIEYGGDMIDFVDLRTSTWTDLPVKFEAGTPMIAEAIGLAAAIDYIEDIGPEAILEYEQKLVNYALESMNAVEGIEIYGPESRAGLITFNLEDVHPHDLATALDSEGIAVRAGHHCAQPLMKWLGVSSTARASFYIYNTTEEIDSFIESLKRTKEFFSYEF
- the sufD gene encoding Fe-S cluster assembly protein SufD gives rise to the protein MATEVNEYVINADEVISRAESRGESELLISKKKEALEKIESLDMPKPDKTKLNKWDFFTVSQPVTDSATYGSLEELPEAVKSLLDIEHTKNIYVQHNNTPAYLQVSDELLDQGVIIENIIEASANHPELVEKYFMTEGVKIDEHKLAAYHTAMLNGGLFVYVPKNVQIEDPVQMVVLHDDEKTSLFNHVLIVADEGSELTYVENYLSNVDKSNEQFNIISEVIAKDNAKVNYGAVDFLSEGFTGYVNRRGIVGRDATLDWALGLMNDSNVINDNTTYLMGDNSVSNLKTVVVGRGEQTLNFTTQIIHYGKDSSGHILKHGVMKDSASSIFNGIGHIKHGATRSDAQQESRVLMLSEKARGDANPILLIDEDDVTAGHAASVGRVDPIQLFYLMSRGISQKEAERLVIHGFLDPVVRALPIESVKNQLREVIELKVLSK
- the sufC gene encoding Fe-S cluster assembly ATPase SufC is translated as MASVLEIKDLHVEIDGKPILKGVDLTLKQGEIHAVMGPNGTGKSTLAQAIMGHPRYEVTQGEVLLDGENVLEMEVDERAQAGLFLGMQYPSEISGVTNSDFLRSAINAQREEGDEINLMQFIKKLDKNMNYLEMDLDMSTRYLNEGFSGGEKKRNEILQLMMLEPKFGILDEIDSGLDIDALKVVSKGINELRGENFGALIITHYQRLLNYITPDFVHVMMQGRVVKSGGEELSKRLEEEGYDWIKEELGIEDETIAADVE
- a CDS encoding DUF4870 domain-containing protein, with amino-acid sequence MNEGNMNGRNVDGEKVHVFDKSLVMVSFIVSAFTAVLGPLLIWVLKKDDDPATGEALRHVVNFGLSYTIYMFIAWLTSFILIGLIIGPIITIAFYVFLIIGAIQANDGKVYKPPFTLDIIK
- a CDS encoding MetQ/NlpA family ABC transporter substrate-binding protein codes for the protein MKKIFLLLTISIFAALLVACGSGGSEDAVTEDSEESEETTENAENEETEEAGGTISIAASPAPHAEILEEAATVLEEEGIELDISIVNDYTTPNRLLADEEVDANYFQHTPYLETEKESHDYDITSAGNVHIEPMAVYSQDYDSLEDLPDGSTILVSNNPAEEGRFLSFFVDAGLVEIEDGIDIEDATFDDITSNEKNFEFDNQTAPELLVSMYENNEAPAVIINSNFALDGGLSPTEDSIVVEDGNSPYANLVAVRTGDEEREDIQKLMEVLQGEEIKQFIEENYEGAVIPTE
- a CDS encoding methionine ABC transporter permease, producing MSEFINAFAEMFSFENVKWDDVFTATNETLYMTVISTAFTFIFGLILGIILFLSSKSEHAASAPVYGVTAFLVNLFRAIPFIILIILLIPFTKVLMGTIMGSQGALPALIIGASPFYARLVEIGLKEIDKGVIEAAESMGANTWTIIWKVLLPESLPALISGITVTAIMLVGSTAIAGVIGAGGLGNLAYMVGFTRNQSDVTLVATVAILIIVFVIQILGDLTAKAVDKR
- a CDS encoding methionine ABC transporter ATP-binding protein, producing the protein MIDIKKATKVFKTKNNTIQAVDDVNLHIKEGEIFGVIGYSGAGKSTLIRMLNGLEQPSSGEVVIGEDVISAMTRANLLRKRQKVSMIFQHFNLLWSRTVAENISFPLEIAGVPKKERARRVAELVDLVGLTGREDNYPSQLSGGQKQRVGIARALSNRPEVLLCDEATSALDPETTDEVLELLVKIRDEMDLTIVLITHEMHVIRKICDRAAVMENGRVVETGPVIKLFQNPEHGVTKRFVKDDINDEETALSFEEVREMFPTSKILKLGFVGSQSKAPIVSQVVKKYNLDLNILSGNIKRTNNESYGHLYVAIDIDDADLESLEQELAEHAVTVEVEG